A single window of Chloroflexota bacterium DNA harbors:
- a CDS encoding histidine phosphatase family protein — protein MIRLLLVRHGVTIWNQQIRYQGHHDVPLGDEGRAQAERLAARLAGESIDAVYTSDLARARETAEVATRRHGVRLTETPALREMCFGAWEGMRYDEIAVTARDHWEAWIRDPVGVRPPGGESLEQVRARIVAFFHSVVKLPPADGEATDRFSYRGAGEPARGDQRTILFVTHGGPVRVLLTHLLNMPTRRYWQFGVRPASLTALELYPDGAIAEVIGDTSHLW, from the coding sequence TTGATCCGACTGCTCCTCGTCCGCCACGGCGTGACGATCTGGAACCAGCAGATTCGCTACCAGGGCCACCACGACGTGCCCCTGGGCGACGAGGGCCGCGCGCAGGCCGAGCGACTCGCCGCGCGCTTGGCGGGTGAGTCCATCGACGCCGTCTACACCAGCGACCTCGCCCGGGCGCGCGAGACGGCCGAAGTCGCCACGCGGCGACACGGCGTCCGCCTCACTGAGACGCCCGCGCTCCGCGAGATGTGCTTCGGTGCGTGGGAGGGGATGCGCTACGACGAGATCGCCGTCACGGCGCGGGACCACTGGGAGGCGTGGATTCGGGACCCTGTGGGCGTGCGCCCGCCCGGCGGCGAGTCCCTGGAGCAGGTGCGCGCCCGCATCGTCGCCTTCTTCCACTCGGTGGTGAAGCTCCCGCCCGCAGACGGCGAGGCAACGGATCGCTTCTCGTATCGCGGCGCCGGCGAGCCGGCGCGCGGCGACCAGCGCACGATTCTGTTCGTGACCCATGGCGGGCCCGTCCGCGTGCTCCTCACACACCTCCTCAACATGCCGACGCGCCGGTACTGGCAGTTCGGCGTGCGGCCCGCCTCGCTTACCGCGCTGGAGCTGTACCCGGATGGGGCCATCGCCGAGGTCATCGGCGACACCTCGCACCTGTGGTAA